One window of the Megalops cyprinoides isolate fMegCyp1 chromosome 2, fMegCyp1.pri, whole genome shotgun sequence genome contains the following:
- the LOC118795715 gene encoding ankyrin repeat domain-containing protein 12-like isoform X2 — translation MNKRDPQRTNKSKDKISSYTKTPKLDQSGLLGKEMKPKSSMKRKLAFAISPPRNEERESDTDSDPGHSSETWGGRLIAPCRIYADKDGPEKKKGKKETGSKKSTPVNILFGYPLSERKQMALLMQMTARDNSPDSTPSNLSQAAPVQKKSPSATSSRHKDKVNKRNERGETALHMAAIRGDAEQVKELIAAGADVNVKDFAGWTPLHEACNLGYYDVAKVLIAAGAEVNTQGLDDDTPLHDASSSGHKDIVKLLLQHGGNAFQANKRGERPVDVADSKELEKLLKGEAPLADSDNSSSESEEPSGVDDNKEYTDIDSKQKNGTEESASRPGLDEYEFKDEEEEEEEEKEDSSKSLNKRHMLRREPRQQEKDERDRNRFGAKQDRDRPPRTCKLKNQKTACVLYCSSEGSSDETSSERRSSSVCSLVSEGHAAEGRAKKETNPTAEQKQKGKVKIKNKNQSKNKENQELKEDRDENSKVMFLSSAVAGLENPDKTREEDSFKMSFSPKDEDSVHLFHLSSVMSPKRNHSTTDKMSTPLKLENLGSPSQVDSMKYNHHVEPDTSMETSSTRGFKHKEKSKHHHKDLSLDHEENTLDSTESALQKTDKEGKIIKKHKLKHQENERHRKENETETEKEKHRQSDYGKDGRKNLEFDREFWKENFFKSDENDELLLERTESPPSAQKTTEVSLVKEERAVKEKHPHSKDKRQKDEQEKDRDSKKEKELPCKEERRKEVDVSKQEDRMDCCVPYYGSEDSPHNTGVKEELEDQPITGTDAEEKLLDTPERGAQDKMEKRFFGKEKESEKVDKKHSDREKRIKTQHFSDKNELPNCREKWREREKAASSHSPIEKNHKESEKAKASLLLKKPEDNQKSKDKLDRKIEKEKQEKERYLAENRNKEKNGTDKKGKTSEKVTDIGRLDRLREKERDCEKKKKDKIKDITSSSSNLKLVLEEKKNIVSESNKTFHEKVKLKEEMQRALEKDGRERDGDRDADKYRERDRPKEKSQQMKTSKTKVTEVEAERTKPKSLPAPKNTRQKEKRLVNDDLMQTSFERMLSLKDQEIEQWHRKHKEKIKQKERERMKHQPGPELSKLKNKDKLKSSSGEPCVSQETVKEATSAKTLSLDTKSLSHAGKTGLCLENSINHSPRPETEKSGLMSRSASLISVASSEDSCQAAALTPRPLTEHDSDSMLEGLDSQPSILQSSSTMLSGESAAIHEKESEGSLDLVHRNRSSLLSRQESPTPRSKLDEDGKPVISGDRGYNEPCRDDAVSSGEHSQASAPVNSLASAQGSHSSQALLPRLGNCSSGKENLGNDSDNERNNPSCHLSLNNSSVSNRREPSLKDSDQAGSARISLSHSDASQWPATDVRLPGIAGPVLETNDQCTLAEDSRAEGLTETTASEVTSVQTKESLPVDTTGVFSLRHPSQKSLSTMGMTSDCCGENEDVCSDCSVILLQREERGLLLPSEPKANPTLYEDTLCTAGGKFEDQRMENGICDLSGRAKSGWESSTGPLTNSISSTTDSTEDCSLNASASSTEANDTQEGMETDGVVTDYTKQKPLKETIRSSGFQSYKNESGNRVLSTVLESSPDCKHQIEEMADGLNSEGKSGSGEMGENMSLPAEGGLQAHIITDVEIKLGEETSAILAPPEEKLQHLHQGACDSMHSSAPGDLCKEHSGVPSGHPPQAGDGASDASGAKTKVRLLEDDDAQVQHPRKRKLHRVLQPILPGLTLQQSKEKTQQSLAAIVDSLKLEEIQPYQTERANPYYEFLHIRKKIEEKRKVLCSVIPQAPQYYDEYVTFNGSYLLDGNPLSKLCIPTITPPPSLPEPLKEMFKQQEVVRMKLRLQHSIEREKLIVSNEQEVLRVHYRAARTLANQSLPFSACTVLLDAEVYNMPPDAQGDDCKTSVRDRFNARQFMSWLQDVDDKFDKLKTCLLMRQQHEAAALNAVQRLEWQLKLQELDPTAYKSTSIFEIPEFYIPLVDVSDDFELAPI, via the exons aGCAAAGATAAAATTTCCTCTTACACCAAGACTCCGAAGCTGGATCAGAGCGGGCTTTTGGGAAAGGAGATGAAACCAAAGTCTTCCATGAAACGCAAACTTGCCTTTGCTATCAGTCCTCCACGAAATGAGGAGCGGGAGTCTGACACAG ATTCAGACCCAGGACACTCAAGTGAAACCTGGGGGGGAAGATTAATCGCCCCCTGCAGGATTTACGCAG ATAAAGATGGTccagaaaagaagaaagggaagaaggaAACGGGAAGCAAGAAGTCGACGCCAGTGAACATTCTGTTCGGTTACCCCCTGTCTGAGAGGAAGCAGATGGCACTTCTAATGCAGATGACGGCAAGGGACAACAGCCCAG ACTCCACCCCTAGCAACCTGTCGCAGGCGGCGCCGGTGCAGAAGAAGAGCCCCAGCGCTACGTCGTCCCGGCACAAGGACAAGGTCAACAAGAGGAACGAGAGAGGCGAGACCGCCCTGCACATGGCCGCCATTCGAGGCGACGCCGAGCAAGTCAAAGAGCTCATCGCCGCCGGAGCGGACGTCAACGTCAAAGATTTCGCTG GCTGGACTCCACTACATGAAGCATGCAACCTGGGCTATTATGATGTGGCCAAAGTCCTGATCGCTGCAGGCGCAGAGGTCAACACACAGGGGCTAGACGATGACACTCCGTTACACGATGCCTCCAGCAGCGGGCATAAGGAC ATTGTGAAACTGCTGTTGCAGCATGGGGGCAACGCCTTCCAGGCTAACAAACGCGGAGAGCGTCCAGTTGATGTAGCGGACTCTaaggagctggagaagctgctgAAGGGTGAGGCGCCACTGGCCGATTCAGACAACAGTTCCTCAG AATCAGAAGAGCCCTCCGGCGTTGATGACAACAAGGAATACACAGACATtgacagcaaacagaaaaatggaacAGAAGAATCTGCCTCTAGGCCGGGATTGGATGAGTATGAATTcaaggacgaggaggaggaggaggaggaggagaaggaggactCTAGCAAATCACTAAATAAGAGACACATGTTAAGGCGGGAGCCAAGGCAGCAGGAGAAGGATGAGAGGGACAGGAACCGTTTTGGGGCCAAGCAGGACAGGGACAGGCCCCCACGTACCTGCAAGttgaaaaaccaaaaaacagccTGCGTGCTGTACTGCAGCTCTGAGGGCTCGAGTGATGAGACTTcttcagagaggaggagctcctctgtctgttctctcgTTAGTGAGGGGCACGCAGCAGAAGGAAGGGCTAAAAAAGAAACGAACCctacagcagaacaaaaacagaagggaAAAGTCAAGATTAAGaacaaaaatcaaagcaaaaataagGAAAACCAAGAACTGAAAGAGGACAGAGATGAAAACAGTAAAGTTatgttcctctcctctgctgtagCTGGGCTGGAGAACCCAGATAAGACTAGAGAGGAAGACTCTTTCAAGATGTCATTCAGCCCTAAAGATGAAGACTCTGTCCATTTATTTCATCTGTCGTCAGTGATGTCTCCCAAGCGTAACCATAGCACGACTGACAAGATGTCAACCCCTCTCAAACTTGAAAATTTGGGCAGTCCCAGTCAGGTGGACAGCATGAAGTACAACCACCATGTAGAACCAGACACCTCTATGGAGACCTCCAGTACCAGAGGCTTCAAACATAAGGAGAAAAGCAAGCATCACCACAAAGATCTCAGCTTGGATCATGAAGAGAACACCCTGGATAGTACTGAAAGTGCCTTGCAAAAAACCGACAAAGAGGGCAAAATAATCAAGAAACATAAACTGAAACACCAGGAGAACGAGAGGCACAGGAAGGAGAATGAGACTGAGACCGAGAAAGAGAAGCACAGGCAAAGTGACTATGGGAAAGATGGCCGCAAGAATCTGGAGTTTGACAGAGAGTTCTGGAAAGAGAACTTTTTCAAGAGTGATGAAAACGATGAACTTCTGCTTGAGAGAACGGAGTCTCCTCCGTCTGCTCAAAAAACAACAGAGGTGTCCCTTGtcaaagaggagagagcagtgaaagaaaaacacccTCACAGCAAAGACAAGAGGCAGAAAGATGAGCAGGAAAAGGACAGAGATTCTAAAAAGGAGAAGGAGCTTCCATGtaaagaggaaaggagaaaagaagTGGATGTGAGTAAGCAGGAAGATAGGATGGACTGTTGTGTTCCTTACTACGGGTCTGAAGATTCTCCCCACAATACTGGTGTGAAAGAAGAACTGGAGGATCAGCCTATCACTGGAACAGATGCTGAGGAAAAGCTGTTAGATACaccagagagaggagcacaaGACAAAATGGAGAAGAGGTTCTTCGGAAAGGAGAAGGAGTCTGAAAAGGTGGATAAAAAACAttctgacagagagaagagaattAAAACTCAGCACTTTTCGGATAAAAATGAACTCCCCAACTGCagagagaagtggagagagagagaaaaggctgcctcctctcactctcccataGAGAAAAATCACAAGGAGAGTGAAAAGGCAAAGGCAAGCTTGTTGTTGAAAAAGCCCGAGGACAACCAGAAAAGCAAAGACAAACTGGATCGAAAGattgagaaagaaaagcaagaaaaggAACGGTATCTGGCGGAGAACAGGAATAAAGAGAAAAACGGCACAgataagaaaggaaaaacatctgaaaaggtGACAGATATAGGTAGACTTGACAGACTAAGAGAAAAAGAGCGAGACtgtgagaaaaagaagaaagataaaataaagGACATTACTTCTTCCAGCTCAAACTTGAAATTGGTtctggaggagaagaagaacaTTGTATCCGAGAGCAATAAAACATTCCATGAAAAGgtgaaactgaaggaggaaaTGCAGAGGGCTCTGGAAAAAGACGGAAGGGAAAGGGACGGGGACAGAGATGCTGACAAATACAGAGAGCGGGACAGGCCTAAGGAGAAGTCTCAGCAAATGAAAACCAGCAAAACAAAGGTAACTGAGGTAGAGGCTGAAAGAACCAAACCAAAATCCTTGCCTGCACCCAAGAATACCCGTCAGAAAGAGAAAAGGCTCGTTAACGATGATCTAATGCAGACTAGCTTTGAACGAATGCTGAGTTTGAAAGATCAGGAGATTGAGCAGTGGCACAGGAAGCACAAAGAGAAAATCAAgcaaaaagaaagggagaggatgAAGCACCAACCCGGGCCAGAGCTCAGCAAGCTGAAGAACAAAGACAAGCTGAAAAGCTCATCAGGTGAGCCCTGCGTTAGTCAAGAGACGGTGAAGGAGGCCACCAGTGCAAAAACTTTATCCCTGGACACAAAGAGTCTTTCTCATGCTGGAAAGACAGGCTTGTGCCTGGAGAACAGCATTAACCACTCCCCAAGGCCAGAGACTGAGAAGTCTGGTTTGATGTCCAGATCTGCATCTCTGATCTCTGTGGCCAGTTCCGAAGACTCCTGCCAAGCGGCGGCACTTACACCAAGACCCCTTACTGAGCATGACTCAGATTCGATGCTGGAAGGTTTGGATTCTCAGCCGTCCATCTTGCAGTCTTCCAGTACCATGCTCTCAGGCGAGTCAGCAGCTATACATGAAAAAGAATCTGAAGGTTCTCTTGATCTGGTTCATCGAAACAGGTCCTCTCTGCTCAGTAGGCAGGAATCCCCTACCCCAAGATCAAAATTGGATGAAGATGGGAAACCTGTAATCTCTGGTGATAGAGGCTATAATGAGCCCTGCAGGGATGATGCAGTATCCAGTGGAGAGCATTCACAAGCCTCTGCTCCTGTAAACAGTTTGGCTTCTGCTCAGGGAAGCCACAGCAGCCAGGCACTGCTCCCAAGACTCGGTAATTGCAGCTCTGGCAAAGAGAATCTAGGCAATGACAGTGACAATGAGAGGAATAACCCAAGTTGTCATTTATCTCTTAACAATAGCTCTGTTTCAAACCGCAGAGAACCTTCATTGAAGGATTCAGATCAAGCTGGAAGTGCACGTATCAGTCTTTCACATTCAGATGCTTCACAGTGGCCGGCCACGGACGTGAGATTACCCGGTATTGCTGGTCCTGTGCTTGAGACAAATGACCAGTGTACACTCGCAGAAGACTCCAGAGCAGAAGGTTTAACTGAGACAACAGCTTCAGAAGTTACAAGCGTGCAAACTAAGGAATCCCTACCTGTGGACACAACAGGAGTGTTTTCATTGCGTCATCCTTCTCAAAAGTCGCTTTCCACAATGGGAATGACATCGGACTGCTGTGGTGAGAATGAAGATGTGTGCTCAGATTGCAGTGTTATTTTgctgcagagagaagaaaggggtTTACTTTTACCTTCTGAGCCCAAAGCAAACCCAACCTTATATGAGGATACTCTCTGCACTGCAGGTGGAAAATTTGAGGATCAGAGGATGGAAAATGGCATCTGTGATTTGTCTGGAAGGGCCAAAAGTGGATGGGAGAGCAGCACGGGTCCCTTAACGAATTCCATTAGTAGCACAACTGACAGTACTGAGGACTGTAGTCTAAATGCCAGTGCCAGCAGTACTGAAGCTAATGACACTCAGGAAGGTATGGAGACAGATGGTGTTGTTACAGATTATACCAAGCAAAAACCTCTCAAGGAAACCATAAGGTCAAGCGGTTTTCAGTCTTACAAAAATGAATCGGGTAACCGAGTGCTGTCAACTGTCTTGGAATCTAGTCCAGATTGCAAGCATCAAATCGAGGAGATGGCTGACGGTCTAAACAGCGAAGGGAAGAGTGGCTCCGGGGAGATGGGTGAGAACATGAGCCTTCCTGCAGAAGGTGGTCTGCAGGCGCACATCATAACTGATGTAGAGATCAAACTGGGTGAAGAGACGAGCGCCATTCTAGCTCCACCTGAAGAGAAGTTGCAGCATTTGCATCAGGGTGCATGCGACAGTATGCACAGTAGTGCCCCGGGGGATTTGTGCAAGGAGCACAGCGGTGTTCCTTCTGGGCATCCTCCTCAGGCAGGAGATGGGGCCTCTGACGCGTCTGGCGCCAAAACCAAAGTCAGACTTTTGGAAGACGATGACGCTCAGGTGCAACACCCGCGGAAGAGAAAGCTGCACCGCGTCCTTCAGCCCATTCTCCCAGGGCTCACCTTGCAGCAATCCAAGGAGAAGACCCAGCAGTCCCTGGCAGCCATCGTCGACTCGCTCAAGCTAGAGGAGATCCAGCCCTACCAGACTGAGAGGGCCAACCCGTACTACGAGTTCCTGCACATCCGCAAAAAGATTGAGGAGAAGCGGAAAGTTCTGTGCAGTGTCATCCCACAAGCCCCCCAGTACTATGACGAGTATGTGACCTTTAACGGATCCTACCTCTTGGATGGAAACCCACTCAGCAAGCTCTGTATTCCAACT ATAACACCACCTCCCTCGCTCCCCGAGCCACTGAAAGAGATGTTTAAACAGCAGGAGGTTGTTCGAATGAAGCTGCGTTTGCAACACAGCATTGAGCGG GAGAAGCTGATAGTTTCCAACGAGCAAGAGGTTTTGCGTGTCCATTACCGTGCAGCCAGAACACTAGCCAACCAGTCCCTTCCCTTCAGTGCTTGTACAGTTCTGCTGGACGCTGAAGTTTACAACATGCCTCCAGATGCCCAG GGTGATGATTGCAAAACCTCTGTGCGGGACCGATTCAATGCTCGACAGTTTATGTCTTGGTTACAAGACGTTGACGACAAGTTCGATAAGCTGAAG ACCTGCCTCCTGATGCGGCAGCAGCACGAAGCAGCGGCCCTCAACGCGGTGCAGCGGCTCGAGTGGCAGCtgaagctgcaggagctggaccCCACCGCCTACAAGTCCACAAGCATCTTCGAGATCCCCGAGTTCTACATACCGCTCGTCGATGTCAGCGATGACTTTGAACTCGCCCCGATTTGA